A genomic window from Yarrowia lipolytica chromosome 1D, complete sequence includes:
- a CDS encoding uncharacterized protein (Compare to YALI0D12056g, similar to Saccharomyces cerevisiae GIS2 (YNL255C); ancestral locus Anc_1.105, similar to uniprot|P36627 Schizosaccharomyces pombe BYR3_SCHPO Cellular nucleic acid binding protein), with amino-acid sequence MEGQAQQFRGYSRTCFNCGEFGHQVRACPRVGNPVCYNCGNDGHMSRDCTEEPKEKACFKCNQPGHILKECPQNDAIVHDGAAPVAPNGEAPIGGEFGAPRGPSGVCYKCGKPGHFARACRSVPAGGAPPKFGRTQSCYSCGGQGHLSKDCTVGQKCYNCGSMGHVSKECGEAQSRVCYNCKKPGHIAIKCDEVRAA; translated from the exons atgGAAGGACAGGCCCAGCAATTCCGAGGATACTCTCGAACATGCTTCAACT GCGGTGAATTCGGTCACCAGGTGCGAGCTTGCCCCCGTGTGGGCAACCCCGTTTGCTACAACTGTGGCAACGACGGCCACATGTCCCGAGACTGCACtgaggagcccaaggagaaggcttGCTTCAAGTGCAACCAGCCCGGTCACATCCTCAAGGAGTGCCCCCAGAACGATGCCATTGTCCACGACGGTGCTGCCCCCGTTGCCCCCAACGGTGAGGCCCCCATTGGTGGCGAGTTTGGCGCTCCTCGAGGCCCCTCCGGTGTCTGCTACAAGTGTGGCAAGCCTGGCCACTTTGCCCGAGCTTGCCGAAGCGTCCCCGCCGGCGGTGCTCCTCCCAAATTTGGCCGAACCCAGTCTTGCTATTCTTGTGGCGGCCAGGGTCACCTGTCCAAGGACTGCACCGTTGGCCAGAAGTGCTACAACTGTGGCTCCATGGGCCATGTTTCCAAGGAGTGCGGCGAGGCCCAGAGCCGAGTGTGCTACAACTGCAAGAAGCCCGGCCACATTGCCATCAAGTGCGATGAGGTCCGAGCTGCTTAA